One Balneolaceae bacterium genomic window carries:
- a CDS encoding response regulator: protein MKRVLIVEDCHIQSTVVKKMLESEAFTVTAVCRSGEEVLEQLKIDVPDIILMDIFINGDMNGIETMKIVRKSHSMPVIFITALTKSELHDEALSMSPSDLLTKPISKAELLSTIEQLLNDVVEA from the coding sequence ATGAAACGTGTACTAATCGTTGAGGATTGTCACATTCAGTCTACGGTTGTAAAAAAGATGCTGGAAAGTGAAGCATTTACAGTTACTGCCGTATGCCGATCCGGTGAGGAAGTTCTCGAACAGTTAAAAATTGATGTACCAGACATCATTCTGATGGATATTTTTATAAATGGGGATATGAATGGCATTGAAACAATGAAAATTGTGAGAAAAAGCCATTCAATGCCGGTCATTTTCATTACGGCTTTAACAAAATCTGAACTTCACGACGAGGCACTGTCAATGAGTCCTTCAGATCTGCTTACAAAGCCGATTTCAAAAGCTGAATTGCTGAGTACTATCGAGCAGCTTTTGAACGATGTTGTTGAAGCTTAA
- a CDS encoding ECF-type sigma factor: MRDKSKITRLLIDLRQSEQTSDEEFFPVVYDELKNLAYSKLQNEYDNITLTETGLVHEVYLKMIDQTMIEAKDKSHFLAIAARCMRQILVDHARKRKAEKRGGDQQDVTYIDRLLRVYEESGEVIDLDEKLNELAQLNKRMADVVTLRFFGQMSVHDTAQALGISDRTVKRDWTKARGWLYKELKDKF, translated from the coding sequence ATGAGGGATAAATCAAAAATTACCAGGCTTTTGATCGATCTTCGGCAGTCGGAGCAAACATCTGATGAAGAGTTTTTCCCGGTTGTATATGATGAGCTGAAAAATCTTGCCTATTCCAAACTCCAAAATGAATATGACAACATCACACTGACGGAAACCGGGTTGGTGCATGAGGTGTACCTGAAGATGATTGATCAAACCATGATTGAAGCTAAAGATAAAAGCCATTTTTTAGCAATTGCCGCCCGGTGTATGCGCCAGATTTTAGTAGATCATGCAAGAAAAAGAAAAGCAGAAAAGCGGGGTGGCGATCAACAGGATGTGACCTATATCGACAGATTATTGAGGGTGTATGAAGAATCCGGAGAAGTTATTGACCTGGATGAAAAACTGAACGAACTGGCGCAGTTAAATAAGAGAATGGCGGATGTTGTAACGCTTCGGTTTTTTGGGCAAATGAGTGTCCATGATACAGCCCAGGCATTAGGTATTTCGGACCGGACGGTTAAACGTGATTGGACAAAAGCAAGAGGCTGGCTGTACAAAGAGCTGAAAGACAAATTTTGA
- a CDS encoding DUF5050 domain-containing protein: MKNNELYIEKTYWINIVLILLFFGLISCDLLDSNSASDETDDSDDDQDQTVLSNKIAFASDRDGDDEIFIMNADGSNQQKLTDNEYADSAPAISNDGTKISFVSSRAGQFTDLYVMDADGSNVTRLTTAVANVVYSGWSPDDSQIVFDDLRDGARNIFTINADGTNLQQLTSSDGEDGAASWSPDGTQIVFASSRDGDFEIFMMDSDGSNQQKLTDNSDEDFASPGAWSPDGSTIAFSSERSGNSEIYTMDANGSNVTQITDSAERDIYPTWSPDGSELIFSSERDGQREVYKTDADGSGTPTNLSSNNARESFPFSSPVD, translated from the coding sequence ATGAAAAACAACGAGTTGTATATCGAAAAAACATATTGGATCAACATTGTTTTAATACTTCTGTTTTTCGGATTAATTTCCTGCGATCTGCTGGATTCAAATTCAGCGTCTGATGAAACGGATGATTCTGACGATGATCAGGATCAAACCGTCCTCTCAAACAAAATCGCCTTTGCCAGCGACCGCGACGGGGATGATGAGATATTCATCATGAATGCTGACGGATCAAACCAGCAGAAATTAACAGACAACGAGTATGCAGATTCTGCCCCGGCTATCTCGAACGACGGTACAAAAATATCTTTTGTCAGCAGTCGCGCGGGGCAATTTACCGATCTGTATGTGATGGACGCAGACGGCTCCAACGTAACCCGTCTTACCACCGCCGTTGCAAATGTGGTCTATTCCGGATGGTCGCCCGATGATTCTCAAATTGTATTTGATGATTTGCGGGACGGGGCGCGAAACATTTTTACCATCAATGCCGACGGCACCAACCTGCAGCAGTTAACAAGCAGCGATGGAGAAGATGGAGCTGCATCTTGGTCACCCGATGGAACACAGATCGTTTTTGCAAGCAGCCGCGATGGAGACTTTGAAATTTTCATGATGGATTCCGACGGATCCAATCAACAGAAGCTCACCGATAACAGTGATGAAGATTTTGCCTCGCCCGGTGCATGGTCACCCGATGGCAGTACAATTGCATTCTCCTCCGAACGCAGCGGTAATTCCGAAATTTATACCATGGATGCTAACGGCAGCAATGTTACTCAAATCACAGACAGTGCAGAACGCGATATCTACCCCACGTGGTCACCTGATGGCAGCGAGCTCATTTTTTCTTCCGAGCGCGACGGCCAGCGGGAAGTATACAAAACAGATGCTGACGGCAGCGGTACACCAACAAACCTGTCATCTAATAACGCAAGGGAATCATTTCCTTTCAGCAGCCCGGTTGATTAA
- a CDS encoding DUF5050 domain-containing protein, translating to MKRYKLTAFLLMIFTVLFFSCDETSQDADPEPETLDFATEPSEDLTQMVEVTPSDFTWDFFSNNLIVTLVPGPMWSGEIVLSSFQVENGEVVNRSTTPPVETSADELADGLTTEEMFPGLVYIPGQEWVTSKQWQNTETWPQASKWVKTEHWTPSDQWVPGSMWTPSEIEQIARNEVDLSENQTMVVVYPHLAENSDDFEVITQPYGIIFTEEAATGSLEITTETGGTNPDDSYEVLVNDQTETIGANETITISDLEGADYSVELTGIADNCEVVNGENPRTVTITADQTTSTTFEVNCAEALSGALTFTSFRDGNANIYTISDDGTNIRQLTDHGELDGQAAISPGGTKIAFTSERDGNREIYLMNSDGSGLTRLTNNSVRDELPAWSPDGNQLAFSSQRDGVDDIFIMDSDGSNVTKVTTDPEVDTHPTWSPDGNTLAFQTLRDGDWTIYSISTDGSDATLLTESDAQSDRDPEYSPDGSQIAYSRNTDNGEEIFVMDSDGTNHTQITNNDSQDILPTWSPNGDFIGFQSNRAGGANIHIIGSDGSSPSRLTESGAFDEFPHWSPVE from the coding sequence ATGAAGCGTTACAAACTAACTGCATTTTTGCTAATGATATTCACAGTACTCTTTTTCTCCTGCGATGAAACCTCCCAGGATGCCGACCCCGAACCAGAAACGCTTGATTTTGCAACCGAACCCTCTGAGGACTTAACTCAAATGGTGGAAGTAACTCCCAGCGATTTCACGTGGGACTTTTTCAGCAACAATTTAATCGTAACACTGGTACCAGGCCCAATGTGGAGCGGCGAAATCGTACTCTCTTCCTTCCAGGTTGAAAATGGAGAGGTTGTAAACCGGTCTACCACTCCACCTGTCGAAACCAGTGCCGATGAACTTGCTGACGGCCTAACTACGGAAGAGATGTTTCCGGGGCTGGTATATATTCCGGGACAGGAATGGGTAACAAGCAAACAATGGCAAAACACTGAAACATGGCCTCAGGCGTCAAAATGGGTGAAAACTGAACACTGGACTCCGTCAGATCAGTGGGTTCCAGGTTCTATGTGGACCCCTTCAGAAATCGAACAGATTGCTCGAAATGAAGTTGATCTGTCCGAAAATCAAACCATGGTGGTTGTTTATCCTCATTTGGCAGAGAATTCAGATGACTTTGAGGTTATAACCCAACCCTACGGAATCATCTTTACAGAAGAAGCAGCTACGGGCTCTCTTGAAATTACAACCGAAACCGGAGGCACAAACCCGGATGACAGTTATGAAGTGTTGGTAAATGATCAGACAGAAACGATCGGAGCCAATGAAACCATAACCATTTCTGATCTCGAAGGAGCTGATTACTCAGTTGAATTGACCGGCATTGCCGATAACTGCGAGGTTGTAAACGGTGAGAATCCAAGAACCGTAACCATCACCGCCGATCAAACAACTTCTACCACCTTTGAAGTGAACTGTGCCGAAGCGTTAAGCGGTGCGCTTACCTTTACCAGTTTCCGCGATGGCAATGCGAATATCTATACCATTTCGGATGACGGCACGAATATCAGACAGCTTACAGATCACGGTGAGTTGGACGGACAGGCAGCCATCTCACCCGGCGGAACCAAAATCGCATTCACCAGCGAACGTGATGGGAACCGTGAAATTTATCTGATGAACAGTGACGGCTCCGGTCTCACGCGACTTACCAACAATTCCGTCCGTGATGAACTCCCCGCTTGGTCGCCCGACGGTAATCAACTGGCTTTCAGCAGTCAGCGAGATGGTGTGGATGATATCTTTATCATGGACAGCGACGGCTCAAATGTCACAAAAGTGACCACCGATCCAGAAGTGGATACCCATCCCACGTGGTCGCCCGACGGGAATACCCTTGCATTTCAGACATTGAGGGACGGCGACTGGACGATCTACAGCATCAGTACGGATGGTTCGGATGCAACGCTATTGACAGAAAGCGATGCCCAGAGTGACCGCGACCCTGAATATTCACCGGATGGTTCACAAATAGCCTATTCCCGTAATACCGATAACGGTGAAGAGATCTTTGTGATGGACAGCGACGGGACAAATCACACCCAAATCACAAACAACGACAGCCAGGATATTCTGCCCACCTGGTCGCCCAATGGTGATTTTATAGGATTTCAAAGTAATCGGGCGGGCGGTGCTAACATTCATATCATCGGCAGCGACGGGTCATCTCCCAGCCGGCTGACTGAAAGCGGCGCGTTTGATGAGTTCCCGCATTGGAGTCCTGTAGAATAA
- a CDS encoding tetratricopeptide repeat protein, translating to MKKKRWDTINEIVDRAMDLEMEDREEYISNRCGENEKLKNQVLELLQSMQESETERFLESPADMLGNLAEDISKEKEEPADSALIGETVENYRITELIEHGGMGSVYKAKRTDGAYEKEVAFKLLRRGMDTPANIARFKRERNILANLDHPNIPRLLDGGVTREGLPFLVMDYVDGTPLFEYCDQQNLSVESRLEIFKLVCRTVHYAHKNAVIHRDLKPSNILITEQGKVKVLDFGIAKLLESGDREWRNHKTIESARILTLRYAAPEMIENEPITTATDTYALGILLFELLAGVHPFDFEDKKIREIEQTILEAYPEKPSTRFKNLSENQKKEIAGNRSTSPRELYKILTGELGAIAMKAIRKEPEKRYSTIQMLLDDVERREKNQPISAKDNTVWYRTTIFFRRRKKEISVAAVFIIVIAGFILFYTDQITDERNIARQEARRADDVSSFLLELFDTGSAGDTLSAAGLLQQGLDHLEDLENQPAYVDMLSVMGEAYLNFGDYEKAEELLRKAVEETEREHGSESLELANALFSMGKLHEEQREWVRAEEYFRKAYELQVQLLGEDNPQTAQTLSHFGTALRNLGKLEQAEEHTRRAVQIYNQVYESTDAEMLNVKVNLAYVLRERGKFEEAEAIYSQVIENANQNPAVDLASLANYYNNLGYLYRVQEEYGNAVRNYRKSLELQNESYVEGHPEIINTRRNLASSLYFQGSLDQAVSYLKKNASDIRNKYSTNHWRTASALDAVGLFYLRNKQLAEAEPYLRESVQIYRNVLGNDHLWTAYSEGLLAACLKFQDKNVNEADSLYDHHFQLFEQNMSEFDADNRYQLKHLIEVYSINSENEQIVADYQELLD from the coding sequence ATGAAGAAAAAACGCTGGGACACCATTAATGAGATTGTTGACAGGGCGATGGACCTGGAGATGGAAGATCGTGAGGAATATATCTCAAACAGATGCGGGGAGAATGAGAAACTAAAAAATCAGGTTCTTGAACTCCTTCAGTCCATGCAAGAATCTGAAACTGAACGTTTCCTGGAGAGTCCAGCGGATATGCTTGGAAACCTGGCTGAAGATATTTCAAAAGAAAAAGAGGAGCCGGCTGACTCAGCTTTGATTGGTGAGACGGTGGAGAATTATAGAATTACAGAGCTGATTGAACACGGCGGTATGGGCTCTGTTTATAAAGCCAAACGAACCGATGGAGCTTATGAAAAGGAAGTTGCTTTTAAGTTGTTGCGCAGAGGCATGGATACGCCCGCAAATATCGCACGCTTTAAGCGAGAAAGAAATATTCTTGCCAACCTCGATCACCCCAATATTCCTCGTTTGTTGGATGGAGGAGTAACGAGAGAAGGACTCCCATTTTTGGTGATGGATTATGTAGATGGGACTCCGCTATTTGAATACTGCGATCAGCAGAATCTTTCGGTCGAATCCCGGCTTGAGATCTTTAAATTGGTTTGCAGAACCGTTCATTACGCTCATAAAAACGCTGTGATCCACCGCGATCTGAAACCCTCTAACATTCTTATTACAGAACAGGGAAAAGTAAAAGTTCTGGATTTTGGCATTGCTAAATTACTCGAAAGCGGGGACCGCGAATGGCGGAACCATAAAACCATTGAGAGCGCCAGAATCCTTACTCTTCGATATGCAGCCCCGGAAATGATTGAGAATGAACCGATCACTACTGCCACAGATACCTATGCGCTGGGAATTTTACTGTTTGAACTTCTGGCAGGCGTTCATCCATTCGATTTTGAAGACAAAAAAATCAGGGAAATTGAACAAACCATTCTCGAGGCTTATCCCGAAAAACCCTCAACCCGATTCAAGAACCTGTCCGAAAATCAGAAGAAAGAGATTGCCGGGAATCGGAGTACTTCTCCCCGGGAACTGTATAAAATTCTGACGGGAGAGTTAGGTGCTATTGCCATGAAGGCCATCCGAAAAGAACCGGAGAAGAGATACAGCACCATCCAGATGTTGCTTGATGATGTAGAACGGAGAGAGAAGAATCAACCTATATCTGCAAAAGATAATACCGTTTGGTACAGAACCACGATCTTTTTCAGGCGGAGGAAAAAGGAGATCAGTGTGGCTGCTGTTTTTATTATTGTAATTGCCGGGTTTATCCTGTTTTACACCGACCAGATTACTGATGAGCGAAATATTGCACGGCAGGAGGCACGGCGGGCGGATGACGTTTCATCGTTTTTGTTGGAATTGTTTGATACAGGATCGGCCGGAGATACATTGAGTGCCGCGGGATTATTGCAGCAGGGTTTGGATCACCTGGAAGATCTTGAAAATCAACCGGCGTATGTGGATATGCTTTCCGTGATGGGGGAAGCGTATTTGAATTTCGGGGATTACGAGAAAGCTGAAGAGCTGCTTCGGAAAGCTGTAGAGGAAACTGAACGCGAGCATGGTAGCGAGAGCCTGGAGCTTGCAAACGCTCTTTTTTCGATGGGAAAATTGCACGAAGAGCAGCGGGAATGGGTGCGGGCAGAAGAATATTTTCGAAAGGCCTACGAACTACAAGTACAACTACTGGGAGAAGATAACCCCCAAACAGCTCAAACTCTTTCACATTTTGGAACGGCGTTACGCAACCTTGGAAAACTTGAACAGGCTGAAGAACATACTCGAAGAGCTGTTCAAATTTACAACCAGGTGTATGAATCGACCGACGCAGAAATGTTAAATGTAAAAGTAAATCTTGCCTATGTACTGAGGGAACGCGGAAAGTTTGAAGAGGCGGAAGCTATATATAGTCAGGTGATTGAAAATGCTAATCAAAACCCGGCAGTTGATTTGGCGTCATTAGCCAACTATTACAACAATTTGGGCTATTTATACCGAGTACAGGAAGAATACGGGAATGCAGTTCGAAATTATAGAAAGAGCCTTGAACTCCAGAATGAAAGTTATGTAGAGGGCCATCCCGAAATAATAAATACGCGGAGAAACCTGGCTTCAAGTTTATACTTTCAAGGCAGTTTAGATCAGGCTGTATCTTACCTTAAAAAGAATGCATCTGACATTCGAAATAAATATTCAACCAATCACTGGCGTACGGCTTCTGCATTAGATGCAGTTGGATTGTTTTACCTGAGAAACAAACAGTTGGCCGAAGCAGAACCGTATTTGCGAGAAAGTGTTCAGATCTATCGCAATGTACTTGGAAACGATCACCTTTGGACCGCCTACTCGGAGGGACTCCTGGCTGCTTGTTTAAAATTTCAGGATAAAAATGTGAATGAGGCTGATTCTCTTTACGACCATCATTTCCAGCTTTTTGAGCAAAACATGTCTGAATTTGATGCTGACAACCGATACCAGCTAAAGCATTTGATTGAGGTGTACTCCATCAATAGTGAAAATGAACAGATTGTTGCCGATTACCAGGAATTATTGGATTGA